A genomic segment from Eremothecium gossypii ATCC 10895 chromosome III, complete sequence encodes:
- a CDS encoding ACL204Wp (NOHBY315; No homolog in Saccharomyces cerevisiae) has protein sequence MLLHIYRYPYLSIYRSSKYLRIRLYVCCCVTPRRSRLECLVQISLLECGFCPIPHLSRLLLLVILLITAIRTTEDSIMGTHYRIQATHILRRALDEPWRYVSMRLHPSRVSKRRCQLQRELRTTYFGGQYVDNRNPHLRTWCGRVYSLHYLPSHYYKLHRWEFQRYKCNIRELLFRISRNSVLQDVCHALRRQNKHPQIGDTAFSIGNCDKVTQGNANCGDGAKARSWSRNGVASVLMV, from the coding sequence ATGCTGCTGCATATATACAGATATCCTTATCTATCTATATATCGTTCATCTAAGTATCTCCGTATCCGTCTGTACGTTTGCTGCTGCGTTACTCCCCGCCGCTCGAGACTAGAGTGTCTCGTACAAATCTCGCTACTCGAATGTGGTTTTTGCCCTATTCCCCATCTGTCTCGACTGCTACTGCTCGTGATCCTGCTTATCACAGCTATACGGACAACCGAGGATTCCATTATGGGCACACATTACAGAATACAAGCAACGCACATTCTCCGGCGCGCATTGGATGAACCTTGGCGTTATGTCAGCATGCGGCTGCATCCCAGCCGTGTCTCGAAAAGGAGATGCCAATTACAGAGAGAACTCCGCACAACGTATTTCGGAGGTCAATACGTGGATAACCGAAATCCGCACCTCAGGACATGGTGCGGCCGCGTCTATTCCCTGCATTATTTACCCTCCCATTACTACAAGTTGCATCGGTGGGAATTCCAGCGGTACAAATGTAACATTCGTGAGTTACTTTTCCGCATCAGTAGGAACTCAGTTTTGCAGGACGTATGCCATGCTCTTAGGCGGCAAAACAAGCACCCACAGATCGGAGATACTGCATTTTCTATCGGTAATTGTGATAAAGTAACTCAGGGCAACGCCAACTGTGGAGACGGCGCAAAAGCACGGAGTTGGAGTCGGAATGGGGTTGCCAGTGTCTTGATGGTTTGA